Proteins co-encoded in one Ralstonia sp. RRA genomic window:
- a CDS encoding acyl-CoA thioesterase — MSDTQASTEIVKLPAGKQPAVRVMPMPSDANVHGDVFGGWIMSQVDIAGSIPAVVRANGRVATIAVNSFVFKQPVYVGDLVSFYAEVVKTGRTSITVDVEVYAQRMGTNGRHATVKVTEATLTYVATDETRKPRVLPEQ, encoded by the coding sequence ATGTCCGACACCCAAGCCTCCACTGAGATCGTCAAGCTGCCCGCCGGCAAGCAACCCGCCGTGCGCGTCATGCCGATGCCGTCCGACGCCAACGTGCACGGCGACGTGTTCGGCGGCTGGATCATGTCGCAGGTCGACATTGCCGGGTCGATTCCGGCGGTGGTGCGCGCCAATGGGCGCGTGGCCACGATTGCGGTCAACTCGTTCGTCTTCAAGCAGCCCGTGTACGTGGGTGACCTGGTGAGCTTCTATGCCGAGGTGGTCAAGACCGGCCGCACCTCCATCACCGTCGATGTGGAGGTCTATGCGCAGCGCATGGGCACCAACGGCCGCCACGCCACCGTCAAGGTCACGGAAGCGACCCTGACCTACGTGGCCACGGACGAGACCCGCAAGCCGCGCGTGCTGCCAGAGCAGTGA
- a CDS encoding enoyl-CoA hydratase, with product MSIRTETADGVLTLTFDRLDRKNAITAAMYQTLADALVAAETDPAIRVIVLAGHESVFTAGNDLEDFMKNPPKDESAPVHQFLRAISTATKPLIASVSGAAVGVGTTMLLHCDLVYASETAKLSMPFAQLGLCPEAASSLLLPQLAGYHRAADKLLFGEPFDANEARELGLVNRVLPAGELDAFVRTQARKLTLLPPASLRATKRLMKEGATPQIAERMSIEGKQFGEMLRAPEAREAFTAFFEKRRPDFSKFN from the coding sequence ATGTCGATTCGTACCGAGACCGCAGACGGCGTCCTCACGCTCACCTTTGACCGTCTGGACCGCAAGAACGCCATCACCGCCGCGATGTACCAGACGCTGGCGGATGCTCTGGTGGCCGCCGAGACCGACCCCGCTATCCGCGTGATCGTGCTGGCAGGCCACGAGAGCGTCTTCACGGCCGGCAACGATCTCGAAGACTTCATGAAGAACCCACCCAAGGATGAGAGCGCTCCGGTGCACCAGTTCCTGAGGGCGATCAGCACGGCAACCAAGCCGCTGATTGCCTCGGTGAGCGGCGCGGCCGTGGGCGTGGGCACGACCATGCTGCTGCATTGTGACCTCGTGTACGCGTCGGAGACGGCCAAGCTGTCGATGCCGTTCGCGCAACTGGGCCTGTGCCCGGAGGCCGCATCGAGCCTGCTGCTGCCGCAACTGGCCGGCTACCACCGCGCGGCCGATAAGCTGCTGTTTGGTGAGCCGTTCGATGCGAATGAGGCGCGCGAGTTGGGCCTCGTCAACCGCGTGCTGCCGGCAGGCGAACTGGACGCCTTCGTTCGCACCCAGGCGCGTAAGCTGACGCTGCTGCCGCCCGCTTCGCTGCGCGCGACCAAGCGGCTGATGAAGGAGGGTGCCACGCCGCAGATCGCCGAGCGTATGTCGATCGAAGGCAAGCAGTTTGGCGAGATGCTGCGTGCGCCGGAAGCGCGTGAAGCGTTCACGGCGTTCTTCGAGAAGCGCCGCCCGGACTTTTCCAAGTTCAATTGA